From the genome of Gorilla gorilla gorilla isolate KB3781 chromosome 4, NHGRI_mGorGor1-v2.1_pri, whole genome shotgun sequence:
GCCTGCCCACCTCTGTCTGGTGGTGGGCTCAGACCAGTTCTTCTTCCCCAGGGTGGGCCAGTGCTACGGCCCTGGGATCTATCTCAGCCCAGGGCTGTCTCCCTCAGAGTGCCATGGGCAGAGCCAGgaggcctgggttcaagtcaCCTTCCATCCCTGATTAGCAGATGCTCTTGGGCATTTTCCCTCTGTGAACCCTCAGTTTTACCTTCTGTGAAAAGAGATAACAACTGAGGTCCTGCTTACCTGACAGGGCTGTTGTGCTACTGGGTATGAGCATGCTTTGTAGCCTGAGAAACTTACACCCTGTAATACTAACAGCTACTATTTCATGAGTAcctactgtgggccaggcacttGACATGCAACACACCCATAAAGTATGCATCTTTTTGTCCACAGATCAAGATaatggggctcagagaggttaggtaacttgctcaGGGTCATGCAGCTAGGAAATTGCAGACTGGGATTCAGGTGATGGTACCAAATAATAAGCTTGTTGGACTCTGCTTGCCTCCTCTCATAAGTGAAGGATAGTGATGTAATTATTATAATTGCTGTAGTTATCACAGCCTGGGTCTCcagactctgccctcatgacacCTGTGTTGCCCAGGAATCAGAGAAGAGGACTCCCTGACCCGCTTAGTTCCCTTGCTTGATACCCCACTCCAATTTTATCTCAGGAGGTTCCTCTGTCCCAGGATGTTGGGTAGAAGAAGATTCCTGAGTTAAGTTTGATGGTTAGCACCAACAACCAggaacaactcttttttttttctttttgagacggagtctcgctctgtcacccaggctagcgtgcattggcatgatctcagctcactgcaacctccacctctcggattcaagcgattctcctgcctcagcctcccaagtagctgggactacacatgtgcaccaccatgcctggttaatttttgtatttttagtacagacagggtttcaccattggcaaggctggtctcaaactcctaacctcaagtgaattgcctgcctcggtctcccaaagtactgggattacaggtgtgaaccaccactcctggcccaggaACAACTCTTAACCCCCACTCCCACTCTCCTTCCTTGCCCCTCATATTAGATAATCATGAAAGTAACCAAGGGAAGGTCTTGAGTGCACAGCATACCCTCTACCCTatgtgtgttctctctctctcttatttccttactcacaaagggaagcccctAGGGGGCTCAGTGGCCGTCCAGCTCCCAGGAAAGCTGTTCACTGACTTTGAGACCTGGGACTCCCACAGCCCCCAAGGAAGACGCCCTGAAACGCAGGGCCCTAAATACTGCCACTCTTCCTTCGATGCCATCACTGTAGGTAAGAAGGTCCCACTGGTGctttgcttctttctctccttccacaTCTCTTAGTGTCTCCAGAGCTGCAGTAGAAGTTGGGGGGATGGATTGTAAAAGCCAGAAATCCCAAGCCACAAGCACGCTGCAGGTAGCAACCCCACACCCAGCAAAACACCGCTTCTTCCTGCCCACTTTCCCCTCTGCGCCAACTGTACACACCATACCCTACGCTTGTCCATTTGGGAAACTGGCTTCCAGGACAGCATCTTTCCTGGAAAGACAGCAGGAAGCTGATGGTCACTCCTCAACTCTCTCTTGTCTCTGGGCAGACAGGCAACAGcaactgtacatttttaaagggaGCCATTTCTGGGAGGTGGCAGCTGATGGCAACGTCTCAGAGCCCCGTCCACTGCAGGAAAAATGGGTCGGGCTGCCCCCCAACATTGAGGCTGCGGCAGTGACACTGAATGATGGAGATTTCTACTTCTTCAAAGGTACTGGCTCTGGGGCAGCGGGGAAAGCTGAGCCCTAGAGAGGGAAGGTGTCCTGCCCAAGGTCAAAAGAGGACAAAAGAGGGGAAGACTGTCACACGAGTCCATGGTGGAGTCTCCATTCCAATCTGAACCTGTGACCCCAGGGAAGACTCTATCAGAAGATACCTTTCAGGGATGGATTAGGGAGCAGCAAGTGTCAAAGTCCCAGGGAGAGTTTCAGAGAGGAGTCTAGAGGGAAGCAGAGGACTGCTCTGGAGTTCTGCAATTGAGCAGAAAGAGCTGGATCTTCCTTGGAATCCTAGCTGTGTGGGGTTGGATGTGTCGCTTAACTTTTGGAGTGTGCATTTCTCGAATGGGGAAAACAATACCTCACACTTGCTGGGGAAGGAGTATGAAAAGAGAATATTGCCTGAAGAGTGTGCAATATCTTACTAGATACATGTTAATACTTGGGTAAAtagtattcattcatttgttcattcattcaaccaatattgAGTGCCTTATATGCACTAGACGTGGTTGGATATGttagggatacagcagtgaatgaaacaaaaatcctTGCCCTCATAGAATTATTTGTAACGATGGCAGCGGAGAAAGCTCTGGGCCTTCCTTTCGGGGCTATCTGCCCTCTGCTGACACCTGCTGGGAGTCTAGACAATAATAGGAGTCGCTACTACCACCCTGCTATTTATAACTAATTTGTAGTGCAATCCGTTTGATTGATGAGAATACCAACCATTGTGGGCTCCACCTTAAAGGAGAGCAGAGGTATGGGGGACAGAAATGGGGTAGAGGGCCAATGGGTGACAGCCTCCAGCTCACCCTGGCTCTCCCAATTCCCCACAGGGGGTCGATGCTGGAGGTTCCGGGGCCCCAAGCCAGTGTGGGATCTCCCACAGCTGTGCCGGGCAGGGGGCCTGCCCCGCCATCCCGACGCTgccctcttcttccctcctctgcGCCGCCTCATCCTCTTCAAGGGTGCCCGCTACTACGTGCTGGCCCGAGGGGGACTGCAAGTGGAGCCCTACTACCCCCGAAGTCTGCAGGACTGGGGAGGCATCCCTGAGGAGGTCAGCGGCGCCCTGCCGAGGCCCGATGGCTCCATCATCTTCTTCCGAGATGACCGCTACTGGCGCCTTGACCAGGCCAAACTGCGGGCGACCACCTCGGGCCGCTGGGCCACCGAGCTGCCCTGGATGGGCTGCTGGCATGCCAACTCGGGGAGCGCCCTGTTCTGAAGGCACCTCCCCACCTCAGAAACTGGTGGTGCTCTCAGGGCGAAATCATGTTCCCCACCCCCGGGGCAGAACCCCTCTTAGAAGCCTCTGAGTCCCTCTGCAGAAGACCGGGCAGCAAAGCCTCCATCTGGAAGTCTGCCTGCCTTTGTTCCTTGAAGAATGCAGCATTGTCTTTGTCTGTCCCCACCACATAGAGGTGGGGGTGGGATCAATCTTAGGAAAAGCGAAAAAGGGTCCCAGATCCCTTGGCACTTTCCTCCAAGGACTTCTATCCTCCCCAGGCCTTTGTTTCTTCTGCTAAAGGTACAGTTCCTTTCAAGAGGTAACAGCACTGGGATCCAAGCAGGGGGATGAAAAACTCAACAGAGAAATTCGAGACCATTTTGCAAGACTGTGCCCGTCTCCTCAGGACCCCCTGGCTCAGTTCTTGAAAAACGGTGTCATATTTAGTCAGAGGCCCCACCCCCAGGAAGCATGGATGGGGATGAAGGCACAGGCTTCTCCAACCTCAAAGGCCCTTTGTGGGGTCAGGACACAGAGTGGGAGGGAGACTGATGCAGGCCTACCAGTCCCTGGCTTTTTGTCTGGGGCTAGAATAAAGAGGTGCCTTCAGCTGGTGGGCCGAGAGGCAGGAAGCAGCCTTCCTTGGAGCAGTTCTTCCATCCTTTGCTGTGAGAGCAGGTGGGCATGGGTGCAGGGGAGGCCAGGGCCATGCTCTTCCATCCAAGCCAGGGCTaggcagctgtgtgtgtgtgtgcagagctGTGATGGAGAGAAGGGGCCTGCCTCTCCTCAAAAAGCAAAATGTCCTTGCAGCTCCAGGCCAGATGGAGAATGATGTGCAGCAGGGAGAGGTCAAGGGGCCTTACTGGGGCTCTGCAACGCTGCAGGCGCTGGGGATGCAGCCTCCACAACAGGCAGCCCTGCAGGCTGAGGGTGGCCTTGTGCTCTCACAATGGCCGCATTCTCCAGGCCACACACGAGGCATTCCCAAAGCTCCTGCTGTCTGGCCAAGAATAGCTGGGATTCCTGGAGAAGGAACCAGCTCCCCAGCCTCCCTGTCTTCTGCCTCCACCCATGCCAGCATTTATTTTAGCATCTGGTTTTCCAGGCTTCTCCCACCCCTCCACACCTGATAGTGCCTCATATGCACAGCACTGACCTCAGCAAGCCAGGGCGTCTAGGGCAGGCGAGAATGGTCTGGCAAGGGTTCAGCCCTCGCCTCCCCAGGGCCATTGTTGGCCCTGCCCGTTCATTTTCTTCTCTGCGCAGTGGGCAGCAGGGCCTTTGCCTTTGGATACAAATGTTTGTACCGTTCTGGGGTAGAGAGGGAAGAGGCTCCCTGCCCACACTTTTACCTCtggcttgaaccccaggaggatCATCCCCACCCAGAGCCACCTGCGCCACCTCAAAGCACTGACACTTTGATCAGAGGTTTTATTGAATGGTTTCAGGGAAAGAGGCAGGTTTGTCAGAGGGATGAGGGAACCCTGAGGTTATTTTCTCTAGGCGATGCCTCTGCCCACTGGGCCGGAGCGGATCTGAAATACCCAAGAGGTGAAGGTGAGGCTGTGTGAGCGGACAGAGTCAGGTGTGCGGTGGCGCTGGTGCTGCGTGGGGGCGGGGAGCCCTCGGTGGGCGCTGTTGACAGCGGGCTCTAGGTTATGCTGGGCTCTGCACTGGGGGCGCTAGGTGACAGATGGGAACCAAGCACCAACAGTGGGCCTTCTTGACGGATGGGGGCGCTCTGGGCAGCAGCTGAGAAGGGGCGGTCCTGTGGAATGCGTCGAAGAGGGCTCCGCGCTCCAAGAGAGAAGGTCGGTAGGGGGTCTGGGGCCAGGAAATGATGGAGGGCACAAAGGCTGGGAGCGGGGGCGCTCAGGAGCTCCCAGCGGCCCCCGCCTTACCCAGATCCGGGTGATCCAGAACGCAGTGCGCCACATAGGCTGGGTGGCTGTGCAGACTCCTGCATTTCTTGCAGAAAAGGAGCTCGCAGCAAGCACAGCCCCCGCGGCGCGGCGGTCGTCGCCGGATCTCCAGCACGCACGGCTCCTCTGGGAGGCTCCGCTTCCTGCCGGCGGGGACCAGGCGCTCAGTGCCTGGGGCAGCCCCTCCTCCCTGGGGCCCGGGCACCGCCTCCCTCGTGCCCCAGTCGAGGAGCGCGCAGGCACCTGTCGATGGGAGCTGTTAGGCCGCCCAGCAGCGCTAAGGGGCCGAGCCAGCCCCAGAAGCCGCTGTCCGCGCGCCGCAGCAGCGCCACCTGCTGGGTGCTGGACTCCTGGCGCAGCGGGCAGTAGGACACTGAGCGCCGCTCGCGGCCTTCGCCCTCCTCCGCCACCCGCGGCGGCTCCTCGCCCTCCGTCGCGCTGTCCTCCAGCGGTCTCTGGTTGTCCTCGTCCTCGTCCTCCgacccctccttcccttcctcttgcTCCGCCTCCTCGGCCTGGAGCTCTTCCGTTTCCTTCTTCCACAAGGGGGTCTTCACACCTGCGGGCCGGGAGGAGGTCAGGGCAGTCCTGCTGTCCCCGAGAAAGGGTCcagaataatttttcatttacttatttatttatttatttattttgagacagtgtctctgtagctcaggctagagtgcagtggcgtgatctctgctcactgcaacctccgcctcacgggctcaagcgattcttttgcctcagcctcccaagtagctgggactacaggcacgccccgctgcgccctgctaatttttgtatttttagtagaaacggggtttcaccatgttggccgggctggtctcaaactgctgacctcaggtgatttgcccttttcggcctcccaaagtgctgagattacaggcgcgagtcactgcacccggccctggatactttttcaaaaaaattttttaagtccaggcatggtggctcacgcctgtaatctcagcactttgggaggtcgaggtcggtggatggcttgagctcaagagttcgagaccagtgtgggcaacaaggtgagactctTTTTATttcgttccaaaaaaaaaaaaaaaaaaactgggcatggtggtgtacacctgtggtcccagctacttgggaggctgaggtgagaggaagcTGAGCTAGGGAAGTCGAGGctatggtgagccatgattgcaccaccacactccagcctaggtgacagagtgagaccccgtctccacaattaaaaaaaaatttttttttgagacagggtctcactatgttgtccaggctggtctctgaactcctggcttcaagcagccctcctgcctaggtctccctaaagtgctgggatcacagccaCAAGCCACCTCCCCTGGCTTActgatcccatttttttttttttttttttggagacagagtctcgctctgtcgcccaggctggagtgcagtggtgccatctcggctcactgcaagctccacctgccgggttcacgccattctcctgcctcagcctcccaactgggactataggcgcccgccaccacgcccagctaattttttgtatttttagtagagaccaggtgtcaccatgtttgccaggatggtctcgatctgacctcgtgatctgcctgcctcggcctcccaaagtgctaggattacaggcatgagccaccgcgcctggccactgaTCCCATTTTAATAGGTggttatttacagaatattttattttctgaacggGATTTCCTTCCTCCAAGTGGGTCTTGCCTTAAGGAAGCCCAGCATCTCCGCTGGTGGGGTGGGCAGGCGGGTGGGCTTACAGCACCTCTGTATGATTAGAAAAGGCGCCTTATAGTCAGGGAAATGGAAAAAGGACCCTCTATGGGCAGACCAATTGGGAAAAGGCTGTCCTTAGGGTGAGCCAATTAGGAAAAGatgcttcttccttcttccagGCTTGACTTCAGGCACCACTGTCCCCTCTTGCTGGTGCCTTTGTTCAGGGCACAGTTACTACAACTACAAGCAGTAGCCCCAGCAGAAAGTTCCTGGGCTGACATGGAAACTAAGCCGGCCTCCCCTAGAAGGTGTCCGCCGCCCATTCAGCAAACATTCATCAGGCTTCATGCATCCTGTGTCTGTCACATCTGGATAGCTAggtttgtaaaggaaagaggggaggaaggcagggaagacACAACTCATGGAGTTTGCTATGGAAAAGTCAAGAAACATTTctaggcggggcacggtggctcttgcctgtaatcccagcactttgggaggccgaagcaggcggatcacctgaggtcgggagttcgagaccagcctgaccaacaaggagaaaccccgtctctactaaaaataccaaattagccgggcgtggcagtgcatgcctgtaatcccagctattcaggaggctgaggcaggagaatcgcttgaacccaggggtcgGAGGTTGTGGTttaccgagatcatgccactgccttccagcctgagcaacaagagcaaaactccgtctcaaaaaaagaaaaaaagaaagaaagaaaaagaaacgtttcttttgatcccAGTCCATCCTATTTAAAGAGCAAAGGTAATGCTCATGACTGGTGTTCTAGTCTTCTGGTTGTAAAAGGCCAGACCTAGTTCACAGCTAGAAAAGGGTTCCAGAGATGTTtcaagaggaaggggaggagtaAAGGAGTTGAAAACAAAGGGTTGGACATTGAGTGCTGCGCTATGGAATCTGGACTTTGCCTCTCAGCAGTGAGGAGCCGCTGAACATTCTTGTAGAGGGACGTGTTCCAAGCTGTGTTTTAGGATGTTCCCTCTGAcaagacagagggagaccccactTAGGAGTCATTACAGTGGTCCAGGCCAGAGAAGACAAAGGTCTGAACAGGAGCAGCTGGAGATGATGAAGCAGATGTTAAGACTATTCTGGAGCCAgatgtggctcacatctgtaatcccagcactttgggaggccaagtcaggagaatcacttgtgcctgggaggttgagactgcagtgagctgtgacaacgccactgtactccagcctgggtgacagagcaagactgtttctaaaaaacaaaacaaaacaaaaaaaaaacaggccaggcacagtggcttatgcctgtaatcccaggactttgggaggccaaggtgggtggatcacttgagatcaggagttcgcgaccagcctggccaacatagtgaaaccccgtctctactaaaaatacaaaatacaaaaattagctgggtgttgtggcatgctcctgtggtcccagctactcgggaggctgaggaacgagaatcacttgaacccgggaggcagaggctgcagtgagctgagatctcgccactgcactccagtctgggtgacagagcaagactctatctccaaaaaaaaaaaaaatattcaggaaggggaaaggagagggcTTGCAGCTACATGGATGGGTAACTGAGAAAAGGTTGGACTTCATGGTGATGGGCTGGATTGTCCAAGCTAGGGTCAAGAGGTCCTGTCCTCCAGCCCCACCCTGCCTCCAGCCCCACTCACCATGCTTATCCATTCTTCCCAAGGCTGTGCCCTGCTTTCCCTGATCAGAGACTGGGATGTGAGAGGGTGCCCAGAACCCGTAGAACTTTGTCTCATGTCTAGGGCCTCTATTAGGTCACAAGGGGTGGGGCTAGAACCTCACCTGCCCATAAGGCTCTGCCCAGGAATAATTTCCTTTTCcagagcctcccaaagcactaacAACTCAGATGTCTCCTACCTTCCCTCTTAGGAAGGCATTAAAGGGGAAGAGAGGATGGCTTTGGCCCCCAAtaaactgggttcaaatcccagctctaccacataaatataaaagttatCTGATGTTCAGCATGGTATCTCTCTGaccctcagtctcttcatctgtaagtCAGAAATAGTAATACAGTACCACGCTTTACCTGGCCTATGGGAAGCACTGAAAGCACTGGGTTTGTTTGTATCATTATATTCTGTCTTCCTCCTCCTGTCTTATCCTTATCCTTCTTCACCCCATGCTCTCCACTTCTcctatttccatttcattgccaGTACCAAGGAACACAAGGGAATAGTGCCAAGTCCAGTAGGAAGTAGGACTCGGGTACCAGGCTGGTATAGCTCCTGGATATTGGGTATTTGTTGGGGGGCAGGGGTGAGGGAGGGAGTAAAATCAAGGAGCTTCAGGaaaatcctttcctttcctggaCTCGAAGTGGAGTGTGTTGGCACAGAGAGGAATGTGCAGATGGACAATGGACAGATTCAGCTCTGGAAAGCCCTCCATCTGTTGAGATGAAGTTGCTGACCTCAAAGACAGCCCAGTCTAATAGTGATCTGCGATCCTCCATCCAAGTCTGAGAGTGGAGGGCAATGGAGTCCCTTCCTTTGGGCATCTAAGTTTGGTGGAGGCAAGTTGACGGGCTGGAGAACAGAGAGCAGACCTGGCCCCCAGGAATCTCGTAGTCACAAGGGGGCAACCCTATCAAGAACTGTGAAGGATCTGAAATGTTATCCTATTTGCAAGCTACCATGTTAACCAGTTGTAGTTTCATGGGTGCTGCCAGAAAACATGAGGCTCCaagtcagagacaaaggactttattacTCGTGGCACAGCAACTTCGGCCtgtttgcctcagcttcccttgcTTCGGTGTCCTATGAGTGACACAAATGAGTGCCAGTGGATACCGGTATATGCAGAGGTTTGCATTACTAGAGAAATCCCAAGCTTAGGAAACCTgaatcttttttgggggggcagtGGGGGGTAgcggacagagtctcactgtcacccaggctggagtgcagtggcgcaatctcggctcactgcaacctccgcctcccgggttcaagcaattctcctgcctcagcctcccaagtggctgggactacaggcgcgtgtcaccacacctggctaattttttgtatttttagtaaagatggggttccattgtgttagccaggatggtctcgatctcctgacctcgtaatctgcccgtctcggcctcccaaagtgctcagatgacaggcctgagccactgcgcccagccaggaaacCTGAATCTTTTATAATGGGTAGTGAGCAAACCTGCTGTTTGCTCAGAAAGGAGGCACTACGTCTATTTTCCAAGATTGCTCACTTATACAAAAACCCTTGAAAAGTCAGGGACTCTGCTTTCAAGACATGCATAAACACAAAAGGCTCAAGGAGAATTGTCTCCCAACAAGCTCATTCTCTTTAAATTTACTGAAAGCATTTGTAGCCACCATGGCTCTTGATTGCAAAATTCAAAAGCTCACTCTGGTTgatttaaagagaaagaatagtGAGACCTCACAGAATGACGAAAAGACTTGAGAACTGGATAGGAATCAAGGAAGGGTGGCGAATAAGAACACAGTCAAGATCGCATTACAGGAACAATTCAGTTTGGAGGCCACTGCTGGGGGTCACCCATGGACACTGGCACCACGAGCAATCTCATTGAGACACTCACTAAGATTTAATGCCCCTGGCAGGCACATCTAAACCAGTGAGCCTGTGCAAAGACCATCCCACCAAGACACCACAACAGAGTGTCCCCTGGCATGGTCATTCTTCTCATCCTGCCTCCCCAACCCTAATCTGCCCAGTAGCCTTATGCCATCCATCCTTAGGATGTGCATCCCCTCTTCCCAAGGCTGTTTTGGGTTTTGTGGGACCTTCCTAAAAAGTCAGATTGTCAAACAACCCATGCTAGCATAAAAGCacactagaatttattttattattttattttattttattttatttattttttgagatagagtcttgctttgttgcccaggatggagtacagtggtatgacctaagctcactgcaacctctgcctcccagattcaagcaattctcctgcctcaatctcctgagtagctgggattacaggtgtgtgccaccacgtccggctaatttttggattcttagtagagacggggtttcaccctgttggccaggctggtcctgaactcctgacctcaagtgatctgcctgcctcgacttcccaaagtgctgggactacaggtgtgagccaccatgcccacccagcACACTAGAAATTGATCTCACAGAGGACTAGTACAGTCTTCATTGAAAACATGAGAGCAAGCAGGTAATCCCACTAGCCCCAGGAACATATGCATGCCTCCTGCACTCAGACATCTGCTTGGGAGACCTCTTGAGAGGGGTGAAACCATCCCGGTAATGAGTGAAAACTCAGAATTGACTGAATATCTCTCCAAAAGAGACTGAAACCAGAAGAGAATGGGCTATATTCTACTGGCAAGCTTAAGCATTATTTTCTGCTATTTATAGAAATAGTACCTAAAAGGCAAGACAAAGTCAGTTATCACAGGTAAAGCTACAATTTTTTCATATTAAACTTTAACTTTTGAAATTAATAGTATAAATAGTTCCTTAACTTCTAATAGGTATGACACAGAAATGCAATATTAGTTTTGCCTGGGCCATAAATATAACttaagagaaaataatatctAAGCGGGGCACAGTGAGGGGAACCCATAGTCCTggcaattcaggaggctgagatgggaaaattgcttgagtccaggagtttgaagctgcagtgcaCAataattgtgcctgtgaatagccactgcactccagcctcggcaacatagcaagacccccatctctaaaaaaaattttattaagaacAACAAAGAACAATAATCCAGTAAGATAGTATGTAAGTGCTACTTGATTGGGAATATTTGTAACAACATCTTACATTTGTATAGAGAAAAAGAATGGGGCCTCCTAAACTTAGAGCATCATGTCAATTAAGATGTAACTGGCTAGTCAAATCCATAATGCCTAACTAATAATAGCTCAAACTTTAtacaatttattaatttacttagTAAAGGGCTCCAGGATTGGTTCAGTGTCTTGATGGAGTTATTAAGGGCCCTGCTTATTCTCAcctttcctctttgccttccttgTCTCCTCTTGGTTACAAaatggctgctgcagctccaggcATTGTGGCTTCACGCAACTATGAccaaagcaggaagaaaaggaatGGCAGAGACGTCTCAGAAGCTCTCCAACAGACTTCTCTTTgaatctcattggccagaactggaGCACAAACCCATTCCTAAACCAGCTTATGGCAAAAAGAGGGTTGTCAAGATTGTCCTAGACCAGTTGTAATTGGTACCTTTGATCAAGTGGGACTCATGGAGTATAGttataaaacaatttcatttttgtctcctacagtctattttttattttattttatttatttatttatttatttatttatttattttgagacagagtctccctctgtcacccaggctggaatgcagtggctaattctgcctcctcctgagtagctgggattacaggcacctgccaccacacccagcaagtttttgtatttttagtagagacaggatttcaccatgttgcccaggctgttctcgaactcctgacctcaagtgatctgcctgccttggcttcctaaagtgctgggatgacaagcatgagccactgtgtccggcccagTCTTTTTAAACATGCTCAAGGGAGGAAAATACTTCTTCCCTTGTCCCTGGAGAATAACTCAGACAGGCCCTATGACTTATTCTGAGTCCTCTTAGGAAGTAGAAAACCCTGAGGCTTGCCACGGCCAGTGACCTGCAAATAGGatggtgtgggaggcagaagacATGGTCCCTCTACCCtgtttctctgcctctcttttcTCCTCAGCTGCCCAACCACTGGTCTCTGTCTTTCCCTGCCCCAATCCATGCAATTCCTTGGATCCAGGCTACACTGAACTCTGGGGACCTTTATTCCCTCTCTAATCCTTAGGAGTCTAATCAGGAACCAACCAGATGATGGTCCACTTCCAGCTTCCTATCCACTGAGGCCGTTCCACCTTCCAGGAGGGTCCATTgaatgttttgtgtttgttttgagatggagttttgctcttgtcccccaggctggagtgcaatggcacgatctcggctcactgcaacctccacctccccgggttcaagtgattctcctgcctcagcctcctgagtagctgggattataggcacccaccaccacgcccggctaatttttgtatttt
Proteins encoded in this window:
- the MMP28 gene encoding matrix metalloproteinase-28 isoform X2 translates to MVARVGLLLRALQLLLWGHLDAQPAERGGQELRKEAEAFLEKYGYLNEQVPKAPTSTRFSDAIRAFQWVSQLPVSGVLDRATLRQMTRPRCGVTDTNSYAAWAERISDLFARHRTKMRRKKRFAKQGGALAHAFLPRRGEAHFDQDERWSLSRRRGRNLFVVLAHEIGHTLGLTHSPAPRALMAPYYKRLGRDALLSWDDVLAVQSLYGKPLGGSVAVQLPGKLFTDFETWDSHSPQGRRPETQGPKYCHSSFDAITVDRQQQLYIFKGSHFWEVAADGNVSEPRPLQEKWVGLPPNIEAAAVTLNDGDFYFFKGGRCWRFRGPKPVWDLPQLCRAGGLPRHPDAALFFPPLRRLILFKGARYYVLARGGLQVEPYYPRSLQDWGGIPEEVSGALPRPDGSIIFFRDDRYWRLDQAKLRATTSGRWATELPWMGCWHANSGSALF
- the MMP28 gene encoding matrix metalloproteinase-28 isoform X3, whose protein sequence is MTRPRCGVTDTNSYAAWAERISDLFARHRTKMRRKKRFAKQGNKWYKQHLSYRLVNWPEHLPEPAVRGAVRAAFQLWSNVSALEFWEAPATGPADIRLTFFQGDHNDGLGNAFDGPGGALAHAFLPRRGEAHFDQDERWSLSRRRGRNLFVVLAHEIGHTLGLTHSPAPRALMAPYYKRLGRDALLSWDDVLAVQSLYGKPLGGSVAVQLPGKLFTDFETWDSHSPQGRRPETQGPKYCHSSFDAITVDRQQQLYIFKGSHFWEVAADGNVSEPRPLQEKWVGLPPNIEAAAVTLNDGDFYFFKGGRCWRFRGPKPVWDLPQLCRAGGLPRHPDAALFFPPLRRLILFKGARYYVLARGGLQVEPYYPRSLQDWGGIPEEVSGALPRPDGSIIFFRDDRYWRLDQAKLRATTSGRWATELPWMGCWHANSGSALF
- the C4H17orf50 gene encoding uncharacterized protein C17orf50 homolog; the protein is MDKHGVKTPLWKKETEELQAEEAEQEEGKEGSEDEDEDNQRPLEDSATEGEEPPRVAEEGEGRERRSVSYCPLRQESSTQQVALLRRADSGFWGWLGPLALLGGLTAPIDRKRSLPEEPCVLEIRRRPPRRGGCACCELLFCKKCRSLHSHPAYVAHCVLDHPDLGKAGAAGSS